From Marivirga harenae, one genomic window encodes:
- the hutH gene encoding histidine ammonia-lyase — MSDFFVLGEHDLTLAEIRIILADNKKLKLAEKAVNAIINCRKFLDEHIQSSEAPIYGINTGFGSLYSRNISKADLEQLQSNLVMSHACGTGPEIDKRIVKLMLLLKIQSLAYGHSGVQLETVQRLVEFFNADIVPVIYESGSLGASGDLAPLAHLSLPLIGKGEVHFKNEKISGEALMAKMQWEPIHLKAKEGLALLNGTQFMNAFGVHAVLASEDILNWANTISALSLDAFDGRPEPFDSKIHLIRNQDGQKIVAKKILELLNGSEIINQSKVHVQDPYSFRCIPQVHGASYDAIDYVRKIIGKELAGVTDNPNIFPEEGEIISGGNFHGQPLALSLDFLAIALAELGSISERRTYQLISGSRGLPDFLVMNPGLNSGLMIPQYSAASLVSQSKQLCTPASVDSIVSSNGQEDHVSMGANAATKLYKVVENTYQVLAIELINASQAIKFRRPLKTSSHLEEIIRNFRLEVSLIEDDRILHHDIVKAVRFIKNNLA; from the coding sequence ATGAGTGATTTTTTTGTACTTGGCGAGCACGATCTTACCCTAGCGGAGATAAGAATTATTTTAGCAGATAATAAAAAGCTGAAACTGGCAGAAAAGGCCGTGAACGCAATAATTAATTGTCGGAAATTTTTAGACGAACATATTCAGTCTTCCGAAGCTCCTATTTACGGGATAAATACCGGCTTTGGCTCGCTTTATAGCCGAAATATCTCCAAAGCTGATTTAGAGCAATTACAGTCTAATTTGGTGATGTCACATGCTTGTGGCACCGGGCCCGAGATTGATAAACGCATTGTAAAGCTCATGCTTTTGCTAAAAATCCAGTCTTTGGCTTACGGTCATAGCGGAGTTCAGTTAGAAACGGTTCAACGATTGGTGGAGTTCTTTAATGCGGATATTGTTCCAGTAATTTATGAATCAGGTTCTTTGGGTGCGTCAGGAGATTTAGCTCCTTTGGCTCATTTATCATTACCTCTTATAGGTAAGGGAGAAGTCCATTTCAAAAATGAAAAAATTAGTGGGGAAGCTTTGATGGCAAAAATGCAATGGGAGCCCATACATCTGAAAGCAAAGGAAGGTTTAGCTTTATTAAACGGAACACAGTTCATGAATGCTTTTGGTGTTCATGCAGTCTTAGCTTCTGAAGATATTTTGAATTGGGCAAATACAATAAGTGCCTTATCATTAGATGCTTTTGATGGTCGTCCCGAGCCCTTTGATTCCAAAATTCACTTGATTAGGAACCAGGATGGCCAAAAAATAGTGGCCAAGAAAATTTTGGAACTGCTCAATGGTAGCGAAATCATCAATCAAAGTAAAGTCCATGTGCAAGATCCATACAGTTTCCGCTGTATTCCTCAAGTACACGGGGCAAGTTATGATGCTATTGATTATGTTCGAAAAATCATAGGAAAAGAATTGGCTGGCGTTACGGATAATCCCAATATATTTCCAGAAGAAGGTGAAATTATCTCAGGAGGTAATTTCCATGGTCAGCCGTTGGCACTTTCATTGGACTTTTTAGCGATTGCCTTAGCTGAACTGGGAAGTATTTCCGAAAGAAGAACGTACCAATTAATTTCAGGAAGCCGAGGTCTGCCTGATTTTCTTGTGATGAATCCTGGCTTAAATTCTGGTTTGATGATTCCACAGTATAGTGCAGCAAGTTTGGTGAGTCAAAGCAAACAGTTATGTACTCCCGCCTCGGTGGACAGCATAGTTTCCTCAAATGGTCAGGAAGATCACGTGAGTATGGGAGCAAATGCTGCTACTAAGCTTTATAAAGTGGTGGAAAATACCTACCAAGTTTTAGCTATTGAATTGATAAATGCATCGCAGGCAATAAAATTTAGAAGACCGTTAAAGACAAGCTCACATTTAGAAGAAATAATTCGTAATTTTAGGCTAGAGGTATCGTTAATAGAGGACGACCGAATTTTGCATCATGATATTGTAAAAGCAGTTCGTTTTATTAAAAATAATTTGGCTTGA
- a CDS encoding polyprenyl synthetase family protein, whose translation MNPSIKDYIVSINSAIERENFGSKPQELYEPIRYIMALGGKRMRPLLSLLAYQLYQDEIEKVIPASLAVEIFHNFTLMHDDIMDKAPLRRGQDTVHKKWNEPVAILSGDVMLVKAYQQFIQYVPNEKLTEVLEKFNQCAIEVCEGQQIDMNFEDQEQVHEDEYLEMIRLKTAVLLGFSLEFGGIFAMDNEADHALLYQMGVNAGIGFQLMDDLLDVYADQEKFGKQVGGDIIANKKTYLLIKAKELASGENSNELNQWLRAKDFDSSEKVNAVKAIYDKLSIKQLTETKMNQYFEKAFKNLDDLDVPSEKKLVIKDFFNYLINREQ comes from the coding sequence ATGAATCCATCGATCAAAGACTATATAGTTTCTATAAACTCTGCCATAGAAAGAGAGAACTTTGGAAGCAAGCCTCAAGAACTGTATGAGCCCATTCGTTACATTATGGCTCTCGGAGGAAAGAGAATGCGTCCGCTTTTAAGTTTGTTAGCCTACCAGCTTTATCAAGACGAAATTGAAAAAGTTATACCAGCTTCTTTAGCTGTAGAGATCTTCCATAATTTCACTTTAATGCATGACGATATCATGGATAAGGCGCCTTTAAGAAGAGGTCAAGATACGGTGCATAAAAAGTGGAACGAGCCTGTTGCTATACTTTCAGGTGATGTAATGCTGGTTAAAGCTTATCAGCAATTCATTCAATATGTTCCGAATGAGAAACTCACAGAGGTCCTGGAAAAATTCAACCAATGTGCAATTGAAGTTTGCGAGGGGCAACAAATTGACATGAATTTTGAAGATCAGGAGCAAGTGCATGAAGATGAGTATTTAGAAATGATCCGTTTGAAAACTGCTGTTCTGTTGGGTTTTAGTCTTGAGTTTGGAGGGATCTTTGCAATGGATAATGAAGCTGATCATGCATTGCTGTATCAAATGGGAGTTAATGCTGGTATTGGATTTCAGTTGATGGATGATTTGCTTGATGTTTATGCTGATCAGGAGAAATTTGGAAAGCAAGTAGGTGGAGATATCATCGCCAATAAAAAGACTTATCTATTAATCAAAGCAAAGGAATTAGCTAGCGGAGAAAATTCTAACGAGCTTAATCAATGGTTAAGAGCGAAGGATTTTGATAGTAGTGAAAAAGTAAACGCTGTGAAGGCGATTTATGATAAACTCAGCATCAAGCAGCTAACAGAAACTAAAATGAATCAGTATTTTGAAAAGGCATTTAAAAATTTGGATGACTTAGATGTGCCTTCAGAGAAGAAGCTCGTCATTAAAGATTTCTTCAATTACCTTATTAACAGAGAACAGTAA
- a CDS encoding rhomboid family intramembrane serine protease, which translates to MSTTLIIIIVTCIVSIPAFSNPSRMYAWMFNPYQIVYRKQYYRMITSGFLHADYVHLIFNMLTLYFFGDAVEYYFNQLTNYGTFLYVALYLSAIVVSDIPSLLKHKENPNYNALGASGAVSAVVFSSILFNPMTDLCLYGLLCLPGFIFGAIYVIYSYYQGKRQGDNVNHDAHLFGALYGVLITIAIWPGVIMHFIEQLRTFSLF; encoded by the coding sequence ATGAGTACTACTTTAATTATCATTATCGTCACTTGTATAGTTAGCATTCCAGCCTTCAGTAATCCATCCCGAATGTATGCTTGGATGTTCAATCCTTATCAAATTGTGTATAGAAAGCAATATTACAGGATGATCACTTCGGGCTTTTTACATGCTGATTATGTGCATTTAATTTTTAATATGCTTACGCTGTATTTCTTTGGAGATGCGGTGGAGTACTATTTTAATCAATTGACGAATTATGGCACTTTCCTATATGTGGCACTTTATCTATCTGCAATAGTAGTTTCGGATATTCCAAGCCTTTTAAAACATAAAGAAAATCCGAATTATAATGCGCTGGGAGCATCGGGTGCTGTTTCTGCAGTAGTTTTTAGTAGTATTTTATTTAACCCAATGACAGATTTATGTTTGTATGGATTGTTATGTTTGCCGGGCTTTATTTTTGGAGCCATTTATGTGATTTATTCTTATTATCAAGGTAAAAGACAAGGGGATAATGTGAATCATGATGCTCACTTATTTGGTGCACTGTATGGGGTACTAATTACGATTGCAATCTGGCCCGGAGTTATTATGCATTTTATTGAGCAGTTGAGAACTTTTAGTTTGTTTTAA
- a CDS encoding gliding motility-associated C-terminal domain-containing protein, which produces MRILLFISFLVFNSISLLAQGSFSSENGLFTVNYLKGCESTQIEVTPVNATGTPFICFDADLSNIGSNNECFGNPAQTAEDFRFTYQDAGTYSILFLRQLSNTQVYDSITIEIIEPNTPFVSLTSCNDDLILDLDQQQESFDFYKVDFGDGSSPQELFITAFPFTYQYSNPTQEYTMTVSGSFNNSGNNNCNNNIFTKTFVPIDQNESEANINSIEILSENSFEINFSLNENQSYQLQLKQNESGNYQNVTTFSGQRTGSYTFQSINLNANFYCARIVATSQCDGEQLISNEVCTIQLSAIADLQGNIVEWNGNSFENSQVLKNGEVVYTGNSPFIDESVLCGQIYEYQIIATDANGLEQRSLPKEVAAIKRNITVPIDQIATNVISNTELELSWQVPQGLDPDRFIVYKKLNLNDQFFRIDSASGNSYLDEEFGFEERQFYYSVAYVNSCGGISPVVTTAQNILLNFNQDASDVNFTWNSFTGFSSRLSEYVIVKYDENMNLLEENSIGNDTLYSESVAQSVDQLAFYQVEAHSESGLIAYSNLLRYKIPSSFFVPSAFSPNGDALNEEITVVGKFIDEVEFSIYNRWGTLIFRSNTLGSGWDGFLPTRPAPEGTYTYTVRVKDEYGEEYYKSGVFNLIR; this is translated from the coding sequence TTGAGGATATTACTATTTATTTCTTTTCTGGTTTTTAATTCAATCTCATTGTTGGCGCAAGGAAGTTTTAGTAGTGAGAACGGTTTATTTACAGTAAACTACCTTAAAGGGTGTGAATCTACTCAAATTGAAGTGACCCCTGTCAATGCGACTGGAACACCTTTTATTTGTTTCGATGCTGATTTATCCAATATAGGTTCAAACAACGAGTGCTTCGGAAATCCGGCTCAAACTGCGGAGGATTTCCGCTTTACCTATCAGGATGCAGGTACTTATAGTATATTATTTCTAAGGCAATTATCGAATACTCAAGTTTATGACAGCATAACCATAGAAATCATAGAACCCAATACTCCTTTTGTATCATTAACCAGTTGTAATGATGATCTGATTTTAGATCTAGATCAGCAGCAGGAAAGCTTTGATTTTTATAAGGTAGATTTTGGAGATGGATCTTCTCCTCAGGAGTTATTCATTACCGCATTTCCATTCACTTATCAGTATTCAAATCCTACTCAAGAATATACCATGACTGTGTCCGGTTCATTTAATAATAGCGGAAATAATAACTGTAATAATAATATTTTTACTAAGACATTTGTTCCAATTGATCAAAACGAAAGCGAAGCCAACATTAACAGTATTGAAATCTTATCAGAAAACAGTTTTGAAATCAATTTTTCGTTAAATGAAAATCAAAGTTACCAGCTACAACTAAAGCAAAATGAAAGTGGAAATTACCAGAATGTCACTACTTTTTCTGGTCAACGGACTGGGAGTTATACTTTTCAGAGTATAAATTTAAATGCAAATTTTTATTGTGCCAGAATTGTAGCTACAAGCCAATGCGATGGAGAGCAGTTGATTTCCAATGAAGTTTGTACTATCCAACTTTCTGCTATTGCTGATTTGCAAGGAAATATTGTGGAATGGAATGGCAATAGCTTTGAAAATTCGCAGGTGCTAAAAAATGGAGAAGTAGTGTATACTGGAAATTCACCTTTCATTGATGAGAGTGTGTTATGTGGCCAAATTTACGAATATCAGATTATAGCAACCGATGCAAACGGTTTGGAGCAAAGGTCTCTGCCCAAAGAAGTGGCAGCTATTAAACGAAACATAACAGTCCCGATTGATCAAATTGCTACCAATGTAATATCAAATACAGAACTCGAATTAAGCTGGCAAGTGCCGCAAGGCCTAGATCCTGATAGATTCATTGTGTATAAGAAGCTTAATCTTAATGATCAATTCTTTAGGATTGATTCGGCAAGCGGAAATTCATATTTAGATGAAGAGTTTGGGTTCGAAGAAAGGCAATTTTATTATTCAGTGGCGTATGTAAATAGTTGCGGGGGCATTTCTCCAGTAGTTACCACAGCCCAAAACATTCTATTGAACTTTAATCAAGATGCATCTGACGTTAACTTTACTTGGAATTCATTTACTGGATTTAGTTCACGTCTAAGCGAATATGTTATAGTGAAATATGATGAGAATATGAACTTACTCGAAGAAAATAGTATTGGAAATGATACCCTCTACAGTGAGAGCGTAGCACAAAGTGTTGATCAATTGGCTTTTTACCAAGTAGAAGCGCATTCGGAAAGTGGGCTGATAGCGTATTCTAATTTACTGAGATATAAAATCCCGTCAAGTTTTTTTGTCCCTTCGGCTTTCTCTCCTAATGGAGATGCCTTAAATGAGGAAATAACTGTGGTGGGTAAGTTTATTGATGAAGTAGAGTTTAGTATTTACAATAGATGGGGGACTTTGATTTTCCGAAGTAACACATTAGGAAGCGGCTGGGATGGATTTCTGCCTACACGCCCTGCTCCTGAGGGAACTTACACCTATACTGTGCGTGTAAAAGATGAATATGGAGAAGAGTATTATAAAAGTGGTGTTTTTAATTTAATAAGATAG
- a CDS encoding peroxiredoxin: MSLVGKKAPAFKSGAVINGEEIVEDFSLEQYIGQKDVMFFFYPKDFTFVCPTEILAFQEKLAEFEKRGVAVIGASTDTEETHLAWLLTPQENGGIEGVTYPLVADASKTIANNFGVLAGDWNYNEEGDLIFEGTPVAYRGTFLIDKEGIVRHETINDLPLGRNIDEMLRVVDAWQHVEKFGEVCPANWEEGKEAMEESRESVSSYLAKNKK; encoded by the coding sequence ATGTCTTTAGTAGGAAAAAAAGCACCAGCATTTAAATCAGGAGCAGTTATTAATGGAGAAGAAATCGTAGAAGATTTTTCTTTAGAGCAGTACATCGGTCAAAAAGATGTGATGTTCTTCTTTTATCCTAAAGATTTCACTTTCGTATGCCCAACAGAGATATTGGCGTTCCAAGAGAAATTAGCTGAGTTCGAAAAAAGAGGTGTGGCGGTAATCGGTGCATCTACTGACACTGAAGAAACCCACTTAGCTTGGTTATTGACTCCGCAAGAAAACGGTGGAATCGAAGGTGTTACTTATCCATTAGTTGCAGATGCTTCTAAAACTATTGCCAATAATTTTGGCGTTTTAGCTGGTGACTGGAACTATAATGAAGAAGGTGATTTAATCTTCGAAGGAACTCCTGTAGCTTATAGAGGAACTTTCTTGATTGATAAAGAAGGAATTGTTCGTCATGAAACTATCAATGACCTTCCATTAGGTAGAAATATCGATGAGATGTTAAGAGTTGTTGATGCATGGCAACATGTTGAGAAGTTTGGAGAGGTTTGTCCTGCAAACTGGGAAGAAGGAAAAGAAGCGATGGAAGAATCAAGAGAAAGCGTTTCTTCTTACTTAGCTAAAAACAAGAAATAG
- the hisS gene encoding histidine--tRNA ligase, translating to MSKQKPSIPKGTRDFGPAEMAKRHFILNTIKKVYQKYGYAPIETPAMENLSVLQGKYGDEGDQLLFKILNSGDFLSKTEEEDRFDSKSLQPKISEKGLRYDLTVPFARFVVMNQHNLTFPFKRYQIQPVWRADRPQRGRYREFYQCDADAIGTNSMLCEAEIVLMIQEVFKSLQAKKANSLDYAIKINNRKILSGIVEVMGAEGKETDFAVAIDKLDKIGEEKVKEELIERGFEQSAIDTLSPLFALSGDNKEQLNFLKGFLKKSEMGQKGISELTDVFDILDSFGANVPQLELDVTLARGLSYYTGAIFEVKPKNVQMGSICGGGRYDGLTDTFGLPDVSGVGISFGVDRIYDVLEELELYPDNAESSTEVLMVSFDEESWKYCLKVLHRLRTANIRAELYPEPIKLKKQMKYANDKQIPFVILVGSEEMKTGDLTFKNMKEGTQESMNAESILKRFLGYE from the coding sequence ATGAGCAAACAGAAACCTTCTATCCCTAAAGGTACTCGTGATTTTGGACCTGCTGAAATGGCTAAGAGACATTTCATTTTAAATACCATAAAAAAGGTCTATCAAAAATACGGTTATGCACCCATAGAAACACCTGCAATGGAAAATCTAAGTGTATTGCAAGGGAAATACGGAGATGAAGGAGATCAATTGCTTTTTAAAATATTGAATTCAGGAGATTTCCTTTCTAAAACTGAAGAGGAGGACCGATTTGATTCAAAATCTCTCCAGCCTAAAATTTCGGAAAAGGGTCTTCGATACGACCTTACCGTACCATTCGCACGATTTGTGGTAATGAACCAACATAATTTGACTTTTCCCTTCAAGCGATATCAAATTCAACCGGTTTGGAGAGCTGATCGTCCGCAAAGAGGAAGATACAGAGAATTTTATCAATGTGATGCGGATGCCATTGGCACAAACTCAATGCTTTGCGAAGCAGAAATAGTCTTGATGATCCAGGAGGTTTTCAAAAGTTTGCAAGCTAAAAAGGCTAATAGTTTGGATTACGCTATCAAAATCAATAATCGCAAAATTTTATCAGGAATAGTAGAGGTAATGGGCGCAGAAGGTAAAGAAACTGATTTCGCTGTGGCTATTGATAAGTTAGATAAGATAGGAGAGGAGAAAGTTAAAGAAGAGCTCATAGAAAGAGGTTTTGAGCAATCTGCTATCGATACTTTGTCGCCATTATTTGCTTTAAGCGGAGATAATAAAGAACAATTGAATTTCTTAAAGGGATTCTTGAAGAAATCGGAAATGGGTCAGAAAGGCATTAGTGAACTGACTGATGTATTTGATATTCTTGATTCGTTCGGAGCAAATGTGCCTCAGTTGGAATTGGATGTTACCTTGGCTCGTGGACTTTCATATTATACAGGAGCTATTTTTGAAGTGAAACCCAAAAATGTGCAAATGGGCAGTATTTGTGGTGGAGGACGATATGACGGGCTGACGGATACATTTGGTTTACCAGACGTTTCCGGTGTTGGGATTTCTTTTGGTGTTGATCGGATATATGATGTTTTGGAAGAGCTCGAATTATATCCGGATAATGCAGAAAGCAGTACCGAAGTATTGATGGTGAGTTTTGATGAAGAAAGCTGGAAATACTGCTTGAAAGTATTGCATAGATTAAGAACTGCCAATATAAGAGCAGAACTTTATCCAGAGCCGATAAAGTTGAAAAAGCAGATGAAGTATGCGAATGATAAGCAAATTCCATTTGTGATTTTGGTAGGCTCCGAGGAAATGAAAACAGGCGATTTAACTTTCAAGAATATGAAAGAAGGGACGCAAGAAAGTATGAATGCAGAAAGCATTTTAAAACGATTTTTAGGATATGAGTGA
- a CDS encoding M3 family oligoendopeptidase gives MDFEIKERQFLPKDFKVKDWETLKPYFEKLLDQDIDSDADLKKWFADLSELEAVVSEDMAWRYIKMTCDTTDEKLAASFEDFVRNIQPHIAPYSDKLNRKALASPHLSAVKEKEGFDIMIREMEKDVRIFREENIPLETEISSLSQQYGAISGAMDIEHEGKELTLQQAAVKLQSTDRKLREEIYQKISSRRLDDKEKLDDLFNELVKLRTEVAINAGFDNFRDYMFASMGRFDYTPQDCFDFHDSVKSEVVPLLDEIARERKEKLDIDKLRPWDKAVNISGKEALAPFKGADDLTEKTIKVFNQLDPFLGDCLTKMVEMKHLDLDSRKGKSPGGYNYPLSETGVPFIFMNATSTLRDMVTLLHEGGHAVHSFLMNDLELNDFKNPPSEVAELASMSMELITLDYWDTFFDNEEDLKRAKTEHLEGIIETLPWVATIDKFQHWIYEHSDHTVEQRTKAWNDILDDFSDSITDWSGLEKFRDNMWQKQLHLYEVPFYYIEYGMAQLGAVAVWKNYKENPEKGLDSYMKALKMGYTRSIPEVYEAADIKFDFSKKNISELMNFVKEEMNKL, from the coding sequence ATGGATTTTGAGATAAAAGAAAGACAATTTTTACCCAAGGATTTTAAAGTAAAAGATTGGGAAACGCTAAAACCATATTTTGAAAAATTATTGGATCAAGACATTGATTCGGATGCAGATCTGAAAAAATGGTTTGCTGACCTCAGCGAGTTAGAAGCTGTGGTATCAGAAGATATGGCTTGGCGCTATATCAAAATGACTTGCGATACTACCGATGAAAAGTTAGCGGCTTCTTTTGAAGATTTCGTAAGAAATATTCAACCTCATATTGCTCCTTATAGCGATAAATTGAATAGGAAAGCATTGGCATCTCCCCATTTATCAGCTGTTAAGGAAAAAGAAGGCTTTGACATCATGATCAGAGAGATGGAGAAAGATGTGAGAATATTCAGGGAGGAAAATATTCCCTTAGAAACTGAAATTTCCAGCCTTTCACAACAATATGGTGCTATTTCTGGGGCGATGGATATTGAGCATGAAGGAAAGGAATTAACCCTTCAACAAGCAGCAGTAAAGTTACAATCAACTGATAGGAAATTAAGAGAAGAGATCTACCAAAAGATTTCATCAAGAAGATTAGACGATAAAGAGAAGCTGGATGATCTGTTCAATGAACTAGTGAAATTGAGAACCGAAGTGGCGATAAATGCTGGCTTTGACAACTTTCGTGATTATATGTTCGCTTCCATGGGGCGATTTGATTACACTCCACAAGATTGCTTTGATTTCCATGATTCGGTGAAGTCTGAAGTGGTTCCACTTTTAGATGAAATTGCCAGAGAACGAAAAGAAAAGCTTGATATTGATAAATTGCGACCGTGGGATAAAGCGGTTAATATATCTGGAAAAGAAGCATTGGCACCTTTTAAAGGAGCTGATGATCTTACAGAGAAAACAATCAAGGTATTCAACCAATTGGATCCTTTTTTGGGAGATTGCCTTACTAAAATGGTTGAGATGAAGCATCTTGACCTAGATTCTAGAAAAGGGAAATCACCCGGAGGTTATAATTATCCGCTCTCAGAAACTGGTGTGCCATTTATATTCATGAACGCTACTTCTACATTACGAGATATGGTGACCCTTCTACACGAAGGCGGTCATGCAGTTCATTCTTTTTTAATGAATGACTTGGAATTGAATGATTTCAAAAATCCACCTTCTGAAGTGGCTGAGTTGGCGTCCATGAGTATGGAATTAATCACCTTAGATTATTGGGATACGTTTTTCGATAATGAAGAGGACTTAAAAAGAGCTAAAACAGAACATCTGGAAGGAATTATAGAGACCCTTCCTTGGGTGGCTACTATCGATAAATTTCAACACTGGATTTACGAACATTCTGATCATACTGTGGAACAGAGAACTAAAGCCTGGAATGATATTCTAGATGATTTTTCAGATTCCATCACTGATTGGTCAGGCTTGGAAAAATTCAGAGATAATATGTGGCAGAAGCAACTGCATCTCTATGAAGTCCCATTTTATTACATAGAATATGGTATGGCGCAATTAGGTGCCGTGGCTGTATGGAAAAACTACAAAGAGAATCCTGAAAAGGGATTAGATTCCTATATGAAAGCACTGAAAATGGGTTATACCCGTTCAATCCCTGAAGTTTACGAAGCTGCGGATATCAAATTTGATTTCAGTAAAAAGAATATCAGTGAATTGATGAATTTTGTGAAAGAGGAGATGAATAAGCTTTAA